The Candidatus Hydrogenedentota bacterium genome has a segment encoding these proteins:
- a CDS encoding sugar isomerase — protein MLQQRRRPRPARRSAVMQEHKHHTGCCGCHLEPMKRRTFLAALGGTAATAAVVSGCATTETRRGAAAAARERVHPSRPRKALVVQPVLSYQLFQRQNQTSWRSWGGLHTQDDVTQETDRIDGEIKNLKTQAEFPVEFRPLARVTNKDEAAVLRDGDADVMLIYGATGGVEEMETLISPKRYNIVFVRHETGPAYLWYEIAHPRLLRKTVDEYGQPGLEPCDVVVDQTADVLWRLRSFYALKNTVGSRIVCIGGASGWGAGGQDAPKIAKELWKMELLDEPYDDLGKRIVAARQDAARVARAEAMTDEYLGLPGTKLETDRTFMVCAYLLTEIFEDLMAEMNAPAITVNNCMGTIMPLSETTACMPLSFINDDGGMAFCESDFAVIPSGILLHHIAQTPVFLQDPTYPHHGVVTVAHCTAPRKMDGKTLEKTRILTHFESDYGAAPKVDMRIGQIITMIDPDFETKRWIGFRGTIKANPFLDICRSQIDVAIEGDYRRLAEEMRGFHWMLAYGDHLRETGYALRKLGVGWYNLSDDRTMEA, from the coding sequence ATGTTACAACAACGGCGCCGGCCCCGCCCGGCGCGGCGGAGTGCCGTCATGCAGGAGCACAAGCATCATACCGGGTGTTGCGGATGTCATTTGGAGCCAATGAAACGGCGCACGTTTCTTGCCGCGCTCGGCGGAACGGCCGCAACCGCCGCCGTCGTCAGCGGATGCGCCACGACTGAAACCCGACGCGGTGCCGCAGCGGCAGCGCGCGAACGAGTGCATCCCTCGCGTCCCCGTAAGGCGCTTGTCGTTCAGCCCGTATTGTCCTATCAACTGTTTCAGCGCCAGAATCAGACCAGCTGGCGGTCCTGGGGCGGCTTGCACACCCAAGACGACGTGACGCAAGAAACAGACCGTATCGACGGCGAGATCAAGAACCTCAAGACCCAGGCCGAGTTTCCCGTGGAATTCCGGCCTCTCGCGCGCGTCACGAACAAAGACGAAGCCGCCGTGCTGCGTGACGGCGACGCGGACGTAATGCTCATCTACGGCGCTACGGGCGGCGTCGAGGAAATGGAGACGCTCATATCCCCCAAGCGCTATAACATCGTGTTCGTGAGGCACGAAACCGGCCCGGCGTACCTTTGGTACGAGATTGCGCATCCCCGCCTGCTGCGCAAGACCGTCGATGAATATGGCCAGCCCGGGCTGGAACCCTGCGACGTTGTGGTCGACCAGACGGCGGACGTGCTTTGGCGGCTTCGATCGTTCTATGCGTTAAAGAACACCGTCGGTTCGCGCATCGTGTGCATCGGCGGGGCAAGCGGCTGGGGCGCGGGCGGCCAGGACGCGCCGAAGATTGCCAAAGAACTCTGGAAGATGGAACTGCTCGACGAACCCTACGACGACTTGGGCAAGCGCATCGTCGCCGCGCGCCAGGATGCCGCCCGGGTTGCGCGAGCCGAGGCTATGACCGATGAGTATCTGGGATTGCCCGGCACGAAACTCGAGACAGACCGCACGTTCATGGTTTGCGCCTATCTGCTCACGGAAATCTTCGAAGACCTCATGGCCGAGATGAACGCGCCTGCGATCACGGTCAATAACTGCATGGGCACGATCATGCCGCTCTCCGAGACCACGGCGTGCATGCCGCTCAGTTTCATTAACGACGACGGCGGCATGGCCTTCTGCGAGTCCGATTTCGCCGTCATCCCGTCGGGCATCCTGTTACACCACATCGCACAGACCCCCGTATTCCTCCAGGACCCGACCTACCCCCACCATGGCGTCGTCACAGTGGCCCACTGTACCGCGCCGCGGAAAATGGATGGCAAGACGCTCGAAAAGACTCGTATCCTCACGCATTTCGAGTCCGACTACGGCGCGGCGCCGAAGGTCGATATGCGGATCGGCCAAATAATCACCATGATCGACCCGGATTTCGAAACCAAACGATGGATCGGCTTCCGCGGGACGATCAAGGCCAATCCGTTCCTCGATATCTGCCGTTCGCAGATCGACGTGGCCATCGAGGGCGATTATCGCCGGCTGGCGGAGGAAATGCGCGGCTTTCATTGGATGCTCGCCTACGGCGACCACCTCAGAGAAACCGGGTACGCCCTGCGCAAACTCGGTGTCGGCTGGTACAACCTGTCCGATGACCGCACCATGGAAGCATAG